One stretch of Dehalobacter sp. DNA includes these proteins:
- a CDS encoding bifunctional 5,10-methylenetetrahydrofolate dehydrogenase/5,10-methenyltetrahydrofolate cyclohydrolase, which produces MTQILNAKPVVQAMKENLQQEVAALKAEGINPTLGIIRVGSRPDDVYYENNIIKNCDNLGIATKTYPLDLNISMEEFTKVMTGVNNDSTVHGIMLFRPLPKQLDEEVIKHLISADKDIDCMNPLNLAKVFEGDMSGLLPCTPAACMETLSHYGYNLSGANVVVMGRSLVVGKPLAMMLLKENATVTMCHSKTKDMAGIAKKADIIIAAMGRAKMIDDKYVSENTVVIDVGINDAGDGKMCGDVDYDAVVDKVSAITPVPGGVGSITTAILMKNCLRAARKKH; this is translated from the coding sequence ATGACTCAGATTCTTAACGCTAAACCCGTTGTTCAGGCCATGAAAGAAAACCTCCAGCAGGAAGTTGCGGCTTTAAAAGCTGAAGGCATCAACCCGACCTTAGGCATCATTCGCGTCGGCAGCCGTCCGGACGACGTTTACTATGAAAACAACATTATTAAAAACTGCGATAATCTTGGCATTGCAACCAAGACCTATCCTTTGGACTTAAATATCAGCATGGAAGAATTCACAAAAGTCATGACGGGGGTCAACAATGACAGTACCGTTCATGGCATCATGCTGTTCCGTCCGCTACCGAAACAGCTGGACGAAGAAGTCATCAAGCACCTGATCTCGGCAGATAAAGACATTGACTGCATGAATCCGCTGAATCTGGCCAAAGTATTTGAAGGCGATATGAGCGGACTCCTGCCCTGCACGCCCGCAGCATGTATGGAAACCTTGAGCCATTACGGCTACAATCTTAGCGGCGCGAATGTAGTGGTCATGGGAAGAAGCCTCGTTGTCGGCAAACCGCTGGCCATGATGCTCTTAAAAGAAAATGCGACCGTGACGATGTGCCATTCCAAGACCAAAGATATGGCCGGAATTGCGAAGAAAGCGGACATCATCATTGCTGCGATGGGCAGAGCCAAAATGATCGATGACAAATACGTATCCGAAAACACCGTTGTCATCGACGTTGGCATCAACGATGCCGGAGACGGCAAGATGTGCGGGGATGTCGATTATGATGCAGTCGTGGACAAAGTCAGTGCGATCACCCCTGTACCGGGCGGCGTAGGTTCGATTACCACCGCGATTTTGATGAAAAACTGTCTGCGGGCAGCCAGAAAAAAACACTGA
- a CDS encoding cyclodeaminase/cyclohydrolase family protein — MLKKSCIEFVNALSSKEPIPGGGGASAYVGSIGMALGVMVGSLTVGKKKYADVEADVLVLMEKGQKIIEKLQVLVKEDADAFYPLSQAYGLPKNTEEEIRAKEETLQAALVKATLVPLDIARCCADGINLQEEFAQKGTRIAISDVGVGVTFLKAALEGAKLNVLINTQIMKDQVLKQKIETELNELVTTYTAKADRIFAEVQNAITGGK, encoded by the coding sequence ATGTTGAAAAAGAGCTGTATTGAATTTGTAAACGCTCTGTCTTCCAAAGAGCCGATTCCTGGCGGCGGCGGTGCTTCTGCTTATGTTGGCTCCATCGGCATGGCGCTGGGTGTCATGGTAGGAAGTTTAACTGTCGGCAAGAAGAAATATGCTGATGTTGAAGCCGATGTACTCGTCCTGATGGAAAAAGGCCAGAAGATCATTGAAAAACTGCAGGTTCTGGTCAAAGAAGATGCTGATGCTTTCTATCCGCTTTCCCAGGCTTACGGACTGCCTAAAAATACTGAAGAAGAAATCCGGGCCAAAGAAGAAACCTTGCAGGCCGCTTTGGTTAAAGCAACACTTGTACCGCTCGATATTGCCAGATGCTGCGCTGACGGCATCAATCTTCAGGAAGAATTCGCTCAGAAAGGCACCCGTATTGCGATTAGCGACGTCGGTGTCGGCGTAACCTTCCTGAAAGCTGCGCTCGAAGGTGCCAAACTGAATGTCTTAATCAACACCCAGATCATGAAAGATCAGGTTCTAAAACAGAAAATTGAGACTGAACTGAATGAACTTGTCACCACATATACCGCCAAAGCCGACCGCATCTTTGCGGAAGTTCAGAATGCAATCACAGGAGGTAAATAA
- a CDS encoding amidohydrolase family protein codes for MIKNILVDAHVHLALDGIAFKEARLLHKDNPNSTIITNFLRKYKKMGICALRDGGDNLNVSLLARELALEEGMILRTPGFAIYKQGCYGSFLGRPVADIADFKNVFKKLLALKPDHLKILLTGLVDFDQFGKVDGSHFSYDEMYYMIQTARDQDLPVMVHTNSAEAVGIAVRAGANTIEHGYFLTEHELQLMLEHDAIWVPTLAPLGNLITSKDSRFTDQLPNIARIYDTQKAQVKKAFELGVKIAVGSDAGSYGVSHGKGFYDEVGHMVMTGISKHAVLELATANGISALNLNNKELDYIS; via the coding sequence ATGATTAAAAACATATTGGTTGACGCCCATGTTCATTTGGCTTTGGATGGAATAGCTTTTAAAGAGGCACGTCTGCTGCACAAAGATAACCCCAATTCAACTATAATCACCAATTTCCTTAGGAAATATAAAAAAATGGGCATTTGCGCACTACGTGACGGGGGAGACAACTTAAATGTATCTCTTCTGGCCAGGGAACTGGCCCTTGAAGAAGGAATGATTCTCCGGACCCCTGGTTTTGCGATCTACAAACAAGGATGCTACGGCAGCTTTTTGGGCAGACCGGTTGCCGATATAGCTGATTTCAAAAATGTTTTTAAAAAGCTGCTTGCGTTAAAGCCCGATCATCTTAAGATACTACTGACCGGACTTGTAGATTTTGATCAATTCGGGAAAGTTGACGGCTCACATTTCAGTTATGATGAAATGTACTACATGATACAGACAGCAAGGGATCAAGACCTTCCCGTAATGGTCCACACTAACTCGGCAGAAGCAGTTGGTATCGCTGTGAGAGCCGGTGCAAATACAATTGAGCACGGTTATTTTTTGACAGAACATGAATTGCAGCTGATGCTGGAACACGATGCCATCTGGGTCCCTACATTAGCACCTTTGGGCAACCTGATTACTTCAAAAGACAGCCGCTTTACAGACCAATTGCCGAATATTGCCCGGATTTATGATACGCAGAAAGCCCAGGTCAAAAAAGCCTTTGAATTAGGCGTAAAAATCGCCGTTGGCAGCGATGCTGGTTCATACGGGGTATCCCACGGAAAAGGTTTCTATGATGAAGTCGGTCACATGGTTATGACAGGAATAAGCAAACACGCCGTTTTGGAACTGGCCACTGCAAACGGAATCAGTGCTTTAAATCTCAATAATAAAGAATTGGATTATATCTCCTAA
- a CDS encoding methyltetrahydrofolate cobalamin methyltransferase translates to MIIIGEKINGTIPIVKKAIEERDADFIRQRAIDQTNDGAHYLDVSASTSPDVEVETLKWLMDIVQDAVDTPLCIDSPNPRAIEAVFKYAKRPGLINSVSMEGDKCDVIFPLIKGTTWEVIALTCDNDGIPKDVDTRVRIAKQMVEEAAKYDITPDRMHVDPLVIALSTDNNSMYSFNESMTRIKEMYPTIKITSGLSNISFGMPLRKVVNQNFLALATFFGMDSAIMDPCSRDMIATLLATEALMGKDKNCRKFSTAFRQGKIGPVK, encoded by the coding sequence ATGATTATTATTGGTGAAAAAATCAATGGTACAATCCCTATCGTAAAAAAAGCGATTGAAGAAAGAGATGCTGACTTTATCCGCCAGCGTGCGATTGACCAGACCAATGACGGCGCCCACTACCTAGATGTCAGTGCCAGCACATCACCTGACGTTGAAGTGGAAACACTGAAATGGTTAATGGATATTGTTCAGGATGCCGTTGACACTCCCCTCTGTATTGACAGCCCCAATCCGCGTGCAATTGAAGCCGTTTTTAAATATGCCAAGAGACCGGGGCTTATCAATTCCGTTTCCATGGAAGGCGACAAATGCGATGTCATTTTCCCGCTTATCAAGGGAACGACCTGGGAAGTCATTGCGCTGACTTGCGACAATGACGGAATTCCGAAAGACGTTGACACCAGAGTCAGAATTGCTAAGCAAATGGTTGAGGAAGCTGCTAAATATGATATTACTCCTGACAGGATGCATGTCGACCCCTTGGTTATTGCTTTGTCTACTGATAACAATTCTATGTACTCCTTTAATGAAAGCATGACAAGAATCAAAGAAATGTACCCGACAATCAAGATCACTTCCGGTTTGAGCAACATCTCTTTTGGAATGCCTTTAAGAAAAGTTGTGAACCAGAACTTCCTGGCCCTGGCTACTTTCTTTGGTATGGATTCCGCAATTATGGATCCCTGCAGCAGAGATATGATTGCAACCCTGCTCGCAACTGAAGCATTAATGGGTAAAGACAAGAACTGCAGAAAGTTCAGCACCGCTTTCAGACAAGGTAAAATTGGTCCTGTGAAATAA